The Sesamum indicum cultivar Zhongzhi No. 13 linkage group LG2, S_indicum_v1.0, whole genome shotgun sequence genome contains a region encoding:
- the LOC105156099 gene encoding LOW QUALITY PROTEIN: cytochrome P450 86B1-like (The sequence of the model RefSeq protein was modified relative to this genomic sequence to represent the inferred CDS: inserted 1 base in 1 codon), which produces MTTPTPIHHFSSSSADSLQSPHHHLFRSTIMNSSWPDCNSSSLLYGSGSFARYGGFLSFFSEIQMLELLLAVVVFVVIHCLRQKSRQGLPNWPVLGMLPSLMLALRGDMYEWISEVLNRQNGTFTFKGPWFTNLNCVVTSDPRNLEYLLKTKFSNFPKGAYFRDTVRDLLGDGIFSADDEIWQRQRKTASLEFHSAKFRQMTTDSLLELVHSRLLPVLEESVQKSARIDLQDILLRLTFDNVCMIAFGVDPGCLRPGLPEIPFASAFEAATEATTARFVTPTLIWKAMRYFEIGSEGKLKKCIKQVDDFAQEVIRARKKELSLGNIERRSDLLTVFMGLRDDKGKAYSDKFLRDICVNFILAGRDTSSDLLTVFMGLRDDKGKAYSDKFLRDICXELHPGGERHIVVFRPEEVKKMEYLQAALSEGLRLYPSVPVDHKEVVEDDEFPDGTVLKKGTKVVYAIYAMGRMQGIWGKDCREFKPERWLRDGRRFVSESAYKFTAFNGGPRLCLGKDFAYYQMKFAAASILLRYRVVVAENPPVVPKMALTMYMKYGLKVELARRDRSELEKYLNVKFC; this is translated from the exons ATGACTACTCCCACACCAATTCATCACTTCTCCAGCAGTTCTGCTGATTCCCTGCAGTCTCCTCATCACCATCTCTTTCGTTCTACAATCATGAATTCTTCTTGGCCTGATtgtaattcttcttctttgttaTACGGGTCGGGGAGTTTTGCTCGGTATGGTGGGTTCTTGTCGTTCTTCTCCGAGATTCAGATGCTTGAGCTTCTGCTTGCTGTTGTCGTCTTTGTTGTTATACACTGCTTGCGGCAGAAGAGTCGTCAGGGCCTCCCCAACTGGCCGGTTCTTGGAATGTTGCCGTCGCTTATGCTGGCCCTCCGGGGGGATATGTATGAATGGATTTCTGAAGTTCTGAATCGCCAAAATGGGACTTTCACCTTCAAAGGTCCCTGGTTTACTAATCTCAACTGCGTGGTGACCTCTGATCCTCGCAACCTGGAGTACCTTCTCAAGACGAAGTTTTCGAATTTCCCGAAAGGAGCGTATTTCCGGGACACGGTGCGGGACCTTCTTGGCGACGGCATTTTCAGCGCGGACGATGAAATCTGGCAGAGGCAGAGGAAAACAGCGAGTTTGGAATTTCACTCCGCGAAATTTAGGCAGATGACCACTGATTCCCTACTGGAATTGGTGCACTCCCGTTTGCTGCCTGTCCTGGAGGAATCTGTTCAGAAATCAGCCCGGATTGACCTGCAGGACATTCTGCTCAGGCTCACGTTCGACAATGTTTGCATGATCGCTTTCGGCGTGGATCCAGGCTGCCTGAGACCCGGCCTGCCGGAAATTCCCTTCGCCAGCGCCTTTGAGGCTGCAACAGAAGCAACGACAGCACGGTTCGTTACCCCAACTCTGATTTGGAAGGCAATGAGATACTTTGAGATTGGGAGCGAAGGGAAGCTGAAGAAATGTATAAAACAAGTGGACGATTTCGCTCAGGAGGTTATCCGGGCAAGGAAGAAGGAGCTTTCTTTAGGCAATATAGAGCGGAGATCGGACCTTCTGACGGTGTTCATGGGGCTGAGAGACGATAAGGGGAAGGCATATTCGGATAAATTCTTACGGGATATTTGCGTGAACTTCATCCTGGCGGGGAGAGACACATC ATCGGACCTTCTGACGGTGTTCATGGGGCTGAGAGACGATAAGGGGAAGGCATATTCGGATAAATTCTTACGGGATATTT GTGAACTTCATCCTGGCGGGGAGAGACACATCGTCGTGTTCCGGCCGGAGGAGGTGAAGAAGATGGAGTATCTGCAGGCCGCCCTGTCGGAGGGTCTCAGGTTGTACCCTTCTGTTCCCGTTGATCATAAGGAG GTGGTGGAGGACGACGAATTCCCAGATGGCACAGTGCTGAAGAAGGGAACAAAAGTAGTGTACGCAATCTACGCAATGGGGAGAATGCAGGGCATATGGGGCAAAGACTGCCGGGAGTTCAAGCCCGAGCGATGGCTGCGTGATGGCCGTCGCTTCGTGAGCGAGTCTGCTTACAAGTTCACAGCCTTCAACGGTGGCCCTCGCCTTTGCTTGGGCAAAGACTTCGCCTACTATCAAATGAAGTTTGCGGCAGCCTCCATTTTGCTCCGGTACAGGGTGGTAGTGGCGGAGAACCCCCCGGTGGTGCCGAAGATGGCGCTGACGATGTATATGAAGTACGGATTGAAGGTGGAGCTGGCGAGGCGTGATCGTTCAGAACTTGAGAAATATCTCAACgtaaaattttgttga